One Bradyrhizobium zhanjiangense DNA segment encodes these proteins:
- a CDS encoding tyrosine-type recombinase/integrase, translated as MRIAARLGPDASQGIDIEALQRIATERLRLTGAATAARRVVDIGRPWLRFLGWWREPTVVFQYQSQLDQYVTWMRNERGFSPSTVEQWSRIIGRFLRWCDKTNRQLRDLQPEDVDAYFVAQATGRWSRVSVANTASALRGFLRYAAKRGMCTDRLAASICRPRLYRQESLPYAPDWFDVQRMLADAETDNPRDIRDRAILLLLAVYGMRSGEAAALRLDQIDWAGRTLRLFRLKRRQPQIYPLVPSAAEALARYIDTVRPLSSCPEVFLCMHAPRRPLKAGSIYDVANRRFVALGIDAAHRGGHALRHACASRLLAEGLSIKEIGDHLGHRSAASTSIYAKVNMQALREVGAFDLGGLQ; from the coding sequence TTGCGGATTGCCGCACGTCTCGGTCCAGATGCTTCGCAGGGCATCGATATCGAGGCACTCCAACGGATCGCGACCGAGCGTCTGCGCCTGACGGGGGCTGCCACCGCAGCACGAAGAGTGGTCGACATCGGACGGCCTTGGCTTCGATTTCTCGGTTGGTGGCGTGAACCAACCGTCGTGTTTCAGTACCAGAGCCAACTCGACCAGTATGTGACATGGATGCGCAATGAGCGCGGATTCTCGCCATCGACGGTGGAGCAATGGAGCCGGATAATCGGCAGGTTCCTGCGCTGGTGCGACAAAACCAACCGGCAACTCAGGGACCTTCAGCCTGAAGACGTTGACGCCTATTTTGTCGCCCAGGCGACGGGACGATGGTCCCGCGTTTCGGTGGCCAACACAGCCTCTGCCTTGCGGGGATTTCTGCGCTACGCGGCAAAGCGGGGAATGTGTACGGACCGCTTAGCGGCCTCGATTTGCCGGCCTCGGCTTTATCGTCAGGAGTCGCTGCCGTATGCCCCAGATTGGTTCGACGTGCAGCGCATGTTGGCCGACGCCGAGACTGACAACCCCCGGGACATCCGCGATCGTGCGATCCTGCTGTTGCTCGCGGTCTACGGGATGCGCAGCGGCGAAGCGGCGGCATTGCGCCTTGATCAGATTGACTGGGCCGGTAGGACGCTACGGCTTTTCCGCCTGAAGCGCCGGCAGCCGCAGATCTATCCCCTGGTTCCCTCTGCGGCTGAGGCGCTCGCCCGCTACATCGACACGGTGCGGCCGCTATCATCGTGCCCGGAAGTGTTCCTCTGCATGCACGCGCCCCGTCGACCGTTGAAGGCAGGGAGCATTTATGATGTCGCCAACCGCAGATTTGTTGCACTTGGAATCGACGCTGCCCACCGCGGTGGCCATGCGTTGCGCCACGCCTGCGCCTCCCGGCTTCTCGCCGAAGGTCTGTCGATAAAGGAGATCGGGGACCATTTGGGACATCGCAGCGCGGCGTCAACCAGCATCTACGCCAAGGTGAACATGCAGGCGCTTCGCGAGGTCGGAGCGTTCGACCTGGGAGGCCTCCAATGA